The Lysobacterales bacterium genome has a segment encoding these proteins:
- the rbfA gene encoding 30S ribosome-binding factor RbfA, with amino-acid sequence MARTPFKRTDRVAAELRREVGLLVHQAVRDSVLPELSVSDVEVTRDFSHATVYFTVLDNDSAGPALAMLKELGREFRMQLARRLRLRTTPELHFRYDTSVEQGERIDRLLRQAGVASADGNPESGADDEPGESPGDAGTAPD; translated from the coding sequence ATGGCACGCACCCCCTTCAAGCGTACCGACCGCGTCGCCGCCGAGCTGCGCCGCGAGGTCGGCCTGCTCGTGCACCAGGCGGTGCGCGATTCCGTGCTGCCCGAGCTGAGCGTCTCCGACGTCGAGGTCACCCGCGACTTCAGCCACGCGACCGTGTACTTCACGGTGCTCGACAACGACAGTGCCGGCCCGGCGCTGGCCATGCTCAAGGAGCTGGGCCGCGAGTTCCGGATGCAGCTGGCCCGTCGGCTCCGCCTGCGCACGACCCCGGAGCTGCACTTCCGCTACGACACCTCGGTGGAGCAGGGCGAGCGCATCGACCGCCTGCTGCGCCAGGCCGGCGTGGCGTCGGCCGACGGAAACCCGGAATCCGGTGCGGACGACGAACCGGGCGAGAGCCCGGGCGACGCTGGCACGGCGCCGGACTGA
- the infB gene encoding translation initiation factor IF-2, whose protein sequence is MSETIRQLAALVGTPVDTLVEQLAAAGMAYSDADQPVKPSDKRKLLEFLRAQHGKRSEPLPDPDKTPAKITLRRKTVTELTVAGPQGRGRTTVNVEVRQKRTYVKRTELTGQPGGELEDEREEARRKLEESRAQNAAEVAALAEADRRRREEETRRKEEEEGRRKAEEQAALAAAEEAARAVAPEADATKRKAADQAPARKDGPAKTPEKAREEPRRHKPGRGSHRMAETDVSEDVKAPPYIRGELHLSNERRVAPGKKRMKARPAEFGRSGGDRHGFSRPTAPMVREIEVGESITVGDLAQKLAVKAGELIKALMKMGVMATINQVLDHDTAVLVVEELGHRARRAEERDVEMELIAHSELQGDQATRPPVVTIMGHVDHGKTSLLDHIRRAKVAAGEAGGITQHIGAYHVETPKGVITFLDTPGHAAFTSMRARGARLTDIVILVVAGDDGVMPQTVEAVQHARAAGTPLIVAVNKMDKPDSNADQVKQELLQHEVVAEEFGGEVAFVPVSAKTGMGIDDLLDAILVQAEVMELSAVPEGAASGIVIESRLDKGRGAVATVLVQQGLLEKGDYVVCGVEYGRVRAMFDENGKPAQSAGPSIPVEILGLSGSPDAGDELVAVANERMAKEVAQTRQAKRREARLAKSQMAKLEDIVAQMGQTSEQQTLNILIKADVQGSVEALRESLTQLTNERVRVNVIGAGVGGITESDATLAAASKALVIGFNVRTDASARKVVGDAGIDVRYFSIIYDVIDQVKQAVTGLLGTEIREDILGIAEVRDVFRSSKFGQIAGCMVVEGTVKRSKPIRVLRDNVVVFEGELESLRRFKEAVEEVRNGTECGIGVKGYDVKVGDQIECFERVEVKRTL, encoded by the coding sequence ATGTCCGAAACCATCCGACAGCTCGCCGCGCTCGTGGGCACGCCGGTCGACACTCTCGTCGAGCAGCTCGCCGCGGCCGGAATGGCCTACAGCGATGCCGACCAGCCGGTCAAGCCGAGCGACAAGCGCAAGCTGCTCGAGTTCCTGCGCGCCCAGCACGGCAAGCGCAGCGAGCCCCTGCCCGATCCGGACAAGACCCCGGCGAAGATCACCCTGCGCCGGAAGACGGTGACCGAACTGACCGTCGCTGGCCCGCAGGGCCGCGGCCGCACCACGGTCAATGTCGAGGTGCGCCAGAAGCGCACCTATGTGAAGCGCACCGAGCTGACCGGCCAGCCGGGCGGCGAGCTCGAGGACGAGCGCGAGGAGGCGCGCCGCAAGCTGGAGGAATCCAGGGCGCAGAATGCCGCCGAGGTCGCCGCGCTGGCCGAGGCCGACCGTCGCCGCCGCGAGGAAGAGACGCGCCGGAAGGAAGAAGAGGAGGGTCGCCGCAAGGCCGAGGAGCAGGCCGCGCTGGCCGCCGCCGAGGAGGCCGCCCGGGCGGTTGCGCCGGAGGCCGACGCCACCAAGCGCAAGGCCGCCGACCAGGCCCCGGCCCGCAAGGACGGCCCGGCCAAGACCCCGGAGAAGGCCCGCGAGGAGCCACGCCGGCACAAGCCGGGGCGCGGTTCGCACCGCATGGCCGAAACCGACGTCTCCGAGGACGTCAAGGCGCCGCCCTACATCCGCGGCGAGCTGCACCTGAGCAACGAACGCCGGGTCGCGCCGGGCAAGAAGCGCATGAAGGCCCGGCCGGCCGAGTTCGGCCGTTCCGGTGGCGACCGCCACGGTTTCTCGCGTCCGACCGCGCCGATGGTCCGCGAAATCGAGGTCGGCGAATCGATCACCGTGGGCGACCTGGCTCAGAAGCTGGCGGTCAAGGCTGGCGAGCTGATCAAGGCGCTCATGAAGATGGGTGTCATGGCCACCATCAACCAGGTGCTCGACCACGATACGGCGGTCCTGGTGGTGGAGGAGCTGGGCCACCGTGCGCGCCGCGCCGAGGAGCGCGACGTCGAGATGGAGCTGATCGCCCACAGTGAGCTGCAGGGCGACCAGGCGACGCGTCCCCCGGTCGTCACCATCATGGGCCATGTCGACCATGGCAAGACCTCGCTGCTCGACCACATCCGCCGCGCCAAGGTGGCGGCGGGCGAGGCCGGCGGCATCACACAGCACATCGGCGCCTACCATGTCGAGACGCCGAAGGGCGTCATCACCTTCCTGGACACGCCGGGCCATGCCGCGTTCACCTCGATGCGCGCCCGCGGCGCGCGACTGACCGACATCGTCATCCTGGTGGTTGCCGGCGACGACGGTGTCATGCCGCAGACCGTCGAGGCGGTGCAGCATGCCCGGGCCGCCGGCACGCCGCTGATCGTCGCGGTGAACAAGATGGACAAGCCCGACTCCAATGCCGACCAGGTCAAGCAGGAGCTGCTCCAGCATGAGGTCGTGGCCGAGGAGTTCGGCGGCGAGGTCGCCTTCGTTCCGGTGTCCGCGAAGACCGGCATGGGCATCGACGACCTGCTCGACGCGATCCTGGTCCAGGCCGAGGTGATGGAGCTGAGCGCCGTCCCCGAGGGCGCCGCTTCCGGCATCGTCATCGAATCCCGCCTCGACAAGGGTCGGGGTGCGGTCGCCACCGTGCTGGTCCAGCAGGGGCTCCTGGAGAAGGGCGACTACGTGGTCTGCGGCGTCGAATACGGGCGCGTTCGCGCCATGTTCGATGAGAACGGCAAGCCGGCGCAGTCGGCGGGCCCCTCGATTCCGGTCGAGATCCTCGGCCTGTCCGGCAGCCCGGATGCCGGCGACGAACTGGTCGCCGTGGCCAACGAGCGCATGGCCAAGGAGGTCGCCCAGACCCGCCAGGCCAAGCGTCGCGAGGCGCGCCTGGCCAAGAGCCAGATGGCCAAGCTGGAGGACATCGTCGCGCAGATGGGCCAGACCAGCGAGCAGCAGACGCTGAACATCCTGATCAAGGCCGATGTCCAGGGTTCGGTGGAGGCGCTGCGGGAGTCGCTCACCCAGCTCACCAACGAGCGGGTCCGCGTCAACGTGATCGGCGCCGGCGTCGGCGGCATCACCGAGTCGGATGCCACGCTGGCGGCCGCCTCCAAGGCGCTGGTGATCGGCTTCAACGTCCGCACCGACGCCTCGGCCCGAAAGGTCGTCGGCGACGCCGGCATCGACGTCCGCTACTTCTCGATCATCTACGACGTCATCGACCAGGTGAAGCAGGCGGTGACCGGCCTGCTCGGCACCGAGATCCGCGAGGACATCCTGGGCATCGCCGAGGTCAGGGACGTGTTCCGCTCCTCAAAGTTCGGCCAGATCGCCGGCTGCATGGTGGTCGAGGGCACGGTCAAGCGCAGCAAGCCGATCCGGGTCCTGCGCGACAACGTGGTCGTGTTCGAGGGCGAGCTGGAGTCGCTGCGGCGCTTCAAGGAGGCGGTCGAGGAAGTCCGCAACGGCACCGAATGCGGCATCGGCGTCAAGGGCTACGACGTCAAGGTCGGCGACCAGATCGAGTGCTTCGAGCGCGTCGAGGTCAAGCGCACGCTGTGA
- the nusA gene encoding transcription termination/antitermination protein NusA, with protein sequence MSKELLLVAEAVANEKGVERDVIFDALEAALASAAKKRYEEDVAMRVSIDRNTGDYETFRTWEVVADDVVMESPDRQVRLMDAVDEKPDAQVGDFLEEQVENVGFGRIAAQAAKQVILQKVREAERALVVEAFKDRIGELLTGTVKRVERGNIVIDLGGNAEGFIPREKAIQRENLRVGDRVRGFLFEVRSEPRGPQLFISRTAPEFMMELFRLEVPEISQGLVEIMGCARDPGDRAKIAVRAHDNRTDPIGACIGMRGSRVQAVSNELNGERVDIILWSDNPAQFVINAMAPAEVLSIIVDEEKNSMDIAVAEDKLSQAIGRGGQNVRLASRLAGWHLNVMTEKQVREKSEAEQEAARLLFVDRLEVDAEIAGILVQEGFSTIEEIAYVPEGELLAVEEFDADIVAELRSRARDALLTQMIAAEEELEAHRPADDLLELDGMDESVAYALAARGIVSREDLAEAAVDEIADIEDVGEERAGELIMAARAHWFEDGV encoded by the coding sequence ATGAGCAAGGAACTGCTGCTGGTCGCCGAGGCGGTCGCCAACGAGAAGGGCGTCGAACGTGACGTCATCTTCGATGCCCTCGAGGCCGCGCTGGCCTCCGCCGCCAAGAAGCGCTACGAGGAAGACGTCGCCATGCGCGTCAGCATCGACCGCAATACCGGCGACTATGAGACCTTCCGGACCTGGGAGGTCGTCGCGGACGACGTCGTCATGGAGTCGCCGGACCGTCAGGTGCGCCTGATGGATGCGGTCGACGAGAAGCCCGACGCCCAGGTCGGCGACTTCCTGGAGGAGCAGGTCGAGAACGTCGGCTTCGGCCGAATCGCCGCCCAGGCCGCCAAGCAGGTGATCCTGCAGAAGGTCCGCGAGGCCGAGCGTGCGCTGGTGGTGGAGGCCTTCAAGGATCGCATCGGGGAACTGCTGACCGGAACCGTCAAGCGGGTCGAGCGCGGCAACATCGTGATCGACCTCGGCGGCAACGCCGAAGGCTTCATTCCGCGGGAGAAGGCGATCCAGCGCGAAAACCTGCGCGTCGGCGACCGGGTCCGCGGATTCCTCTTCGAGGTCCGCTCCGAGCCTCGCGGCCCGCAGCTGTTCATCTCGAGGACCGCCCCGGAATTCATGATGGAGCTGTTCCGGCTGGAGGTTCCCGAGATCAGCCAGGGCCTGGTCGAGATCATGGGTTGCGCACGCGACCCGGGCGACCGCGCCAAGATCGCCGTGCGCGCCCACGACAACCGCACCGACCCGATCGGCGCCTGCATCGGCATGCGCGGCTCGCGCGTCCAGGCGGTGTCCAACGAGCTCAACGGCGAGCGTGTCGACATCATCCTGTGGAGCGACAACCCGGCCCAGTTCGTCATCAACGCGATGGCGCCGGCGGAGGTCCTATCGATCATCGTCGACGAGGAAAAGAACAGCATGGACATCGCGGTCGCCGAGGACAAGCTGTCCCAGGCGATCGGCCGCGGCGGCCAGAACGTCCGCCTGGCCAGCCGGTTGGCCGGCTGGCACCTCAACGTGATGACCGAGAAGCAGGTCCGCGAGAAGTCCGAGGCCGAGCAGGAGGCCGCGCGCCTGCTGTTCGTGGACCGCCTGGAGGTCGACGCCGAGATCGCCGGCATCCTGGTCCAGGAGGGCTTCTCGACCATCGAGGAGATCGCCTACGTGCCCGAGGGCGAGCTGCTGGCCGTGGAGGAGTTCGATGCCGACATCGTCGCCGAACTCCGCTCCCGTGCCCGCGACGCCCTGCTCACGCAGATGATCGCCGCCGAGGAGGAACTCGAGGCGCACCGCCCGGCCGACGACCTGCTCGAGCTGGACGGCATGGACGAGTCCGTGGCCTATGCGCTGGCGGCGCGCGGCATCGTCAGCCGTGAGGACCTGGCTGAAGCGGCGGTCGACGAGATCGCGGATATTGAGGACGTTGGCGAGGAACGCGCCGGCGAGCTGATCATGGCCGCACGGGCGCATTGGTTCGAGGACGGGGTCTGA
- a CDS encoding ribosome maturation factor RimP, producing the protein MDKAQNIAQLVAGAVEDLGLLLWGVEYAPRARSSLVRLYIDHADREVTIEDCEAVSREVSALFEVEDPIRGQYTLEVSSPGLDRPFFRSEQLARFVGETLEVSLHAPIDGRRRLQGRLLDAEGERVALDLDGVRFEFDFGQAAKIRIRPDYEKILGQTGRDRAGGAIPGEHQ; encoded by the coding sequence ATGGACAAGGCGCAGAACATCGCCCAACTGGTGGCCGGGGCCGTCGAGGACCTCGGGCTGCTGCTTTGGGGCGTGGAGTACGCGCCGCGGGCCCGCAGCAGCCTGGTGCGCCTGTACATCGATCACGCCGACCGGGAAGTGACGATCGAGGATTGCGAGGCGGTCAGCCGCGAGGTCAGCGCGCTGTTCGAGGTCGAGGACCCGATCCGCGGCCAGTACACGCTCGAGGTGTCCTCGCCCGGCCTGGACCGTCCGTTCTTCCGGTCCGAACAGCTCGCGCGCTTCGTCGGCGAGACGCTCGAGGTTTCCCTGCACGCGCCGATCGACGGCCGACGCCGCCTGCAGGGCCGGTTGCTGGACGCGGAGGGCGAGCGTGTGGCGCTCGACCTGGACGGCGTTCGTTTCGAGTTCGATTTCGGCCAGGCAGCGAAGATCCGCATCCGGCCGGACTACGAGAAGATCCTGGGACAGACGGGACGCGACCGCGCGGGCGGCGCCATCCCTGGAGAGCATCAATGA
- a CDS encoding RNA polymerase sigma factor, with amino-acid sequence MAADGDHSDEQLALDWARGDQAAFRCLYARHKGRLYAFLLRCLGRRDAADDCFQETWARAIGAIGRWRPQARFSTWLLQIAHNLAVDRMRRQRPLVSIDDDEGPLPGSLLLDGGPHADPAAALEALQEGRRLRRAIAALPPEQRTAVLLRLDAELPLEEIAQITGAGRETVKSRLRYAMDKLREALA; translated from the coding sequence ATGGCGGCCGACGGCGACCACAGCGACGAACAGCTCGCGCTCGACTGGGCGCGTGGCGACCAGGCCGCGTTCCGGTGCCTGTATGCGCGCCACAAGGGGCGCCTGTACGCCTTCCTGCTCCGTTGTCTGGGCCGCCGCGACGCCGCCGACGACTGTTTCCAGGAAACCTGGGCCCGGGCCATCGGCGCGATCGGCCGCTGGCGGCCGCAGGCCCGGTTCTCGACCTGGTTGCTGCAGATCGCCCACAACCTTGCGGTCGACCGGATGCGCCGGCAGCGGCCGCTGGTGTCGATCGACGATGACGAGGGCCCTTTGCCTGGATCGCTCCTGCTCGACGGCGGGCCGCATGCGGATCCGGCCGCCGCCCTGGAGGCCCTGCAGGAAGGGCGGCGCCTGCGCAGGGCGATCGCCGCGCTGCCGCCCGAGCAGCGAACTGCCGTGCTGCTGCGCCTGGACGCCGAACTGCCGCTGGAAGAGATCGCGCAGATAACCGGAGCCGGCAGGGAAACGGTCAAGTCGCGGTTGCGCTATGCGATGGACAAGCTGCGGGAGGCGCTGGCATGA
- a CDS encoding mechanosensitive ion channel, translating to MDGWLASLRGFDWQGLLVLGGMRLGGALLILLTGIWLARRLALGSQKALDRAGLDPMLTGFLRNVAYGALVLVVLIAAIGTLGVQTTSLLAVLGAAGLAVGLALQGSLSNIAAGMMLITLRPFRAGDYVKIAGEEGSVEQVMVFQTQLRTPDNRLVTLPNNQITAAPIVNFTSNTRRRADIAVGIGYGEEIARARQVLLGLAGSHDGVLAEPAPVVLAKGLADSSVDLELRVWIATGDFIRIRSELVEAIHRGLGEAGIGIPFPQRDVHLHLPEATGKALARLDRRASGNPERSAGALQSG from the coding sequence ATGGACGGATGGCTGGCCTCGCTGCGCGGCTTCGACTGGCAGGGACTTCTGGTGCTGGGCGGCATGCGCCTCGGCGGCGCGCTGCTGATCCTGCTGACCGGCATCTGGCTGGCCAGGCGCCTGGCCCTGGGTTCGCAGAAGGCGCTGGATCGCGCCGGGCTCGATCCGATGCTGACCGGCTTCCTGCGCAATGTCGCCTACGGCGCCCTGGTCCTGGTGGTGCTCATCGCGGCGATCGGCACCCTGGGCGTGCAGACCACGTCGCTCCTGGCCGTTCTGGGCGCAGCCGGGCTGGCCGTCGGTCTCGCCCTTCAGGGCTCGCTGTCGAACATCGCGGCCGGCATGATGCTGATCACCTTGCGCCCGTTCCGTGCCGGGGACTACGTCAAGATCGCCGGGGAGGAGGGTTCGGTGGAGCAGGTCATGGTGTTCCAGACGCAGCTGCGGACCCCGGACAACCGGCTGGTGACCCTGCCCAACAACCAGATCACCGCCGCGCCGATCGTCAACTTCACCTCCAATACCCGGCGCCGGGCGGACATCGCGGTCGGCATCGGCTATGGCGAGGAGATCGCCCGGGCGCGGCAGGTGCTGCTGGGGCTCGCAGGCAGCCACGATGGCGTGCTGGCCGAACCGGCGCCGGTGGTGCTGGCCAAGGGCCTGGCCGACAGCAGCGTCGACCTCGAACTGCGCGTGTGGATCGCCACCGGCGACTTCATCCGGATCCGCAGCGAGCTGGTCGAGGCCATCCACCGCGGCCTTGGCGAGGCCGGCATAGGCATTCCGTTTCCTCAGCGCGATGTGCATCTGCACTTGCCTGAGGCCACCGGCAAGGCGCTGGCGCGTTTGGACCGGCGCGCGTCCGGCAACCCCGAACGGTCCGCCGGGGCGTTGCAGTCGGGGTGA
- a CDS encoding PhzF family phenazine biosynthesis protein, whose protein sequence is MAKVRYLQLDVFAARPGGGNPLGVVLDADDWPTAAMQRFAAWTNLVETTFLLPASAAEADYRLRIFTPTREIAFAGHPTIGSAHAALASGRVRARGGRLVQECGAGLLPIQVEGDGGAQRLFVQAPAAQVLGQGLDGDPQLAALLGDRRLGTLPPAFVEGGRRWWLAELASADEVRGWHPNHAAIAALAHASDSLGLCVFARCQGGDHDLVVRAFPAGVGIVEDPASGAANGLIAAYIARFEPDGPLGRGYVVSQGREIGHDARIEIRIDGAIVWVGGQTQLVIEVHAEWPIGAT, encoded by the coding sequence ATGGCCAAGGTCCGCTACCTGCAACTCGATGTCTTCGCCGCCCGACCGGGCGGTGGCAATCCACTCGGCGTGGTGCTCGATGCCGACGACTGGCCGACCGCCGCGATGCAGCGTTTCGCCGCCTGGACCAACCTCGTGGAGACCACCTTCCTGCTGCCGGCCAGCGCGGCGGAGGCCGATTACCGGCTGCGCATCTTCACGCCGACCCGCGAGATCGCGTTCGCCGGACACCCCACCATCGGCAGCGCCCATGCGGCCCTCGCCAGCGGCCGCGTCCGCGCGCGAGGCGGACGGCTGGTGCAGGAGTGCGGCGCAGGCCTGCTGCCCATCCAGGTCGAGGGCGACGGTGGTGCGCAACGCCTGTTCGTGCAGGCGCCCGCGGCCCAGGTGCTGGGCCAGGGCCTGGACGGCGACCCGCAACTGGCCGCCCTGCTGGGCGATCGCCGTCTTGGCACCCTGCCGCCCGCCTTCGTGGAGGGCGGTCGGCGCTGGTGGCTGGCCGAGCTGGCCAGCGCCGACGAGGTCCGTGGCTGGCACCCGAACCACGCGGCGATCGCCGCCCTGGCCCATGCCAGCGACAGCCTGGGCCTGTGCGTGTTCGCGCGCTGCCAGGGCGGCGACCACGACCTGGTGGTCCGGGCCTTTCCTGCCGGCGTCGGAATCGTCGAGGACCCGGCCTCCGGGGCCGCCAACGGCCTGATCGCCGCCTATATCGCCCGGTTCGAGCCGGACGGCCCGCTGGGTCGGGGCTACGTGGTCAGCCAGGGACGGGAGATCGGCCACGATGCGCGCATCGAGATCCGTATCGACGGTGCCATCGTCTGGGTCGGCGGTCAGACCCAGCTGGTGATCGAAGTCCATGCGGAGTGGCCGATCGGCGCGACCTGA
- the dnaJ gene encoding molecular chaperone DnaJ — translation MSKRCHYEVLGVSRSASQADLKASFRRLAMKLHPDRNPDDPKAEEQFKEAKEAFETLSDPGRRQRYDQFGHAAAGQGGGGPGNGAGYGDLGDIFGDIFGDIFGGARGRGPRRGADLRYVVELDLEEAAFGVEKEISFPSQVVCRRCDGSGSDDGKTETCGTCQGHGQVRMQRGIFSMQQACPHCGGKGKVVANPCRTCDGQGYVEDEKRLRVKLPAGVDSGDRVRLAGEGEAMAGGAPGDLFVEVAVREHAIFQRQGADLYCEVPIRFSQAALGCELVVPTLDGEAMVKVPAETQTHRLFRLRGKGIRPVRGGPPGDLVCRVVVETPVNLNAEQRRLLGEFEATFEGNPSRHSPRESTWMDAARTFWNRLKASAS, via the coding sequence ATGAGCAAGCGCTGCCACTATGAAGTCCTCGGCGTCAGCCGCTCCGCCAGCCAGGCTGATCTGAAGGCGTCGTTCCGGCGCCTGGCCATGAAACTGCATCCCGACCGCAATCCCGACGATCCGAAGGCGGAGGAGCAGTTCAAGGAGGCCAAGGAGGCCTTCGAGACGCTCTCGGATCCCGGCCGTCGCCAGCGCTACGACCAGTTCGGGCACGCGGCCGCGGGGCAGGGCGGTGGCGGGCCGGGCAATGGTGCGGGCTACGGCGACCTGGGCGACATCTTCGGCGATATCTTCGGCGATATCTTCGGCGGTGCAAGGGGGCGCGGTCCGCGCCGCGGCGCCGACCTGCGCTACGTGGTGGAACTCGACCTCGAAGAGGCTGCGTTCGGCGTCGAAAAGGAGATCAGCTTCCCGAGCCAGGTGGTCTGCCGGCGCTGCGACGGCAGCGGCTCGGACGACGGCAAGACCGAAACCTGCGGCACCTGCCAGGGCCACGGCCAGGTCCGGATGCAGCGCGGCATCTTTTCGATGCAGCAGGCCTGTCCGCACTGCGGCGGCAAGGGCAAGGTGGTCGCCAATCCCTGCCGGACCTGCGATGGCCAGGGTTATGTCGAGGACGAGAAGCGGCTGCGCGTGAAGCTGCCCGCCGGCGTCGACAGCGGCGACCGCGTGCGCCTGGCCGGTGAGGGCGAGGCGATGGCCGGCGGGGCGCCTGGCGACCTGTTCGTCGAGGTGGCGGTGCGCGAGCACGCGATCTTCCAGCGCCAGGGGGCCGATCTGTACTGCGAGGTTCCGATCCGCTTCTCGCAGGCCGCCCTCGGCTGCGAGCTGGTCGTGCCGACCCTGGATGGCGAGGCGATGGTCAAGGTGCCCGCCGAGACGCAGACGCATCGGCTGTTCCGGCTGCGCGGCAAGGGCATCCGGCCGGTCCGTGGCGGCCCGCCGGGCGACCTGGTCTGTCGCGTCGTGGTCGAGACGCCGGTCAACCTCAACGCCGAGCAGCGCCGCCTGCTGGGTGAATTCGAGGCCACCTTCGAGGGCAATCCCTCGCGGCACTCGCCCAGGGAGAGCACCTGGATGGATGCCGCCCGGACGTTCTGGAACCGGCTCAAGGCCAGCGCCTCCTGA
- the dnaK gene encoding molecular chaperone DnaK, which translates to MGKIIGIDLGTTNSCVAIMEGGKSRVIENSEGDRTTPSVVAFGKDGEVLVGQPAKRQAVTNPKNTFFAVKRLIGRKFTDAEVRKDIELVPYGIVEHDNGDAWVAKADGTRMAPQQISAHVLMKMKKTAEDFLGESVTEAVITVPAYFNDSQRQATKEAGKIAGLEVKRIINEPTAAALAYGLDKTLGKDRKIAVYDLGGGTFDVSIIEIAEIDGEKQFEVLATNGDTFLGGEDFDKRLIDYLVDEFRKEQGIDLRTDPLALQRLKDAAERAKIELSSAQQTDVNLPYITADASGPKHLNIRVTRAKLESLVDELIQKTLGPCRTAINDAGLKVSDIEEVILVGGQTRMPKVQAAVAQFFGKEPRKDVNPDEAVAVGAAIQGGVLTGEVKDVLLLDVTPLSLGIETLGGVFTKLIEKNTTIPTKSTQVFSTAEDNQSAVTVHVLQGEREQARFNKSLAKFDLAGIEPAPRGMPQVEVTFDIDANGILHVHAKDKKTGKEQKIEIKAGSGLSEAEIEQMIKDAEAHRDEDQRFHELVATRNKADTLVHATRGAVKEHGDKVPPEQMAAIESALADLETAMKGDDKAQIEARIGTLETAAQSLYAAAAAGFQEAGAGEQAAAADDVVDAEFTEVKDGESGKS; encoded by the coding sequence ATGGGCAAGATCATCGGCATCGACCTGGGCACCACGAACTCCTGCGTCGCCATCATGGAGGGCGGCAAGTCCCGGGTCATCGAGAACTCCGAGGGCGATCGCACCACGCCCTCGGTGGTCGCCTTTGGCAAGGACGGCGAGGTGCTGGTCGGCCAGCCGGCCAAGCGCCAGGCGGTCACCAACCCCAAGAACACCTTTTTTGCGGTCAAGCGCCTGATCGGCCGCAAGTTCACCGACGCCGAGGTCCGAAAGGACATCGAGCTGGTGCCCTACGGCATCGTCGAGCACGACAACGGCGACGCCTGGGTGGCCAAGGCCGACGGCACCCGCATGGCGCCGCAGCAGATCTCCGCCCACGTGCTGATGAAGATGAAGAAGACCGCCGAGGACTTCCTCGGCGAGTCGGTCACCGAGGCGGTCATCACGGTGCCCGCCTATTTCAACGACTCCCAGCGCCAGGCCACCAAGGAAGCCGGCAAGATCGCCGGTCTCGAGGTGAAGCGCATCATCAACGAGCCGACCGCGGCGGCGCTCGCCTACGGCCTGGACAAGACCCTGGGCAAGGATCGCAAGATCGCCGTGTACGACCTCGGCGGCGGCACCTTCGACGTCTCGATCATCGAGATCGCCGAGATCGACGGCGAGAAGCAGTTCGAGGTGCTCGCCACCAATGGCGACACCTTCCTGGGCGGCGAGGACTTCGACAAGCGGCTGATCGACTACCTGGTTGACGAGTTCCGCAAGGAGCAGGGCATCGACCTGCGCACCGATCCGCTGGCCCTCCAGCGCCTCAAGGATGCGGCGGAGCGCGCCAAGATCGAGCTGTCCAGCGCCCAGCAGACCGACGTCAACCTGCCCTACATCACCGCCGATGCCAGCGGACCCAAGCACCTGAACATCCGGGTCACCCGTGCCAAGCTGGAGTCGCTGGTCGACGAGCTGATCCAGAAGACCCTGGGTCCGTGCCGGACCGCCATCAACGATGCCGGCCTGAAGGTTTCCGACATCGAGGAGGTGATCCTGGTCGGTGGCCAGACCCGCATGCCCAAGGTGCAGGCGGCGGTGGCGCAGTTCTTCGGCAAGGAGCCGCGCAAGGACGTCAATCCCGACGAGGCCGTGGCGGTGGGCGCGGCGATCCAGGGCGGCGTGCTGACCGGCGAGGTCAAGGACGTGCTGCTGCTCGACGTCACGCCGCTGTCCCTGGGCATCGAGACCCTGGGCGGCGTGTTCACCAAGCTGATCGAGAAGAACACCACCATCCCGACCAAGAGCACCCAGGTGTTCTCCACCGCGGAGGACAACCAGTCGGCGGTCACCGTCCATGTCCTGCAGGGCGAGCGCGAGCAGGCCCGCTTCAACAAGTCGCTGGCCAAGTTCGACCTGGCCGGCATCGAGCCTGCGCCGCGCGGCATGCCGCAGGTCGAGGTCACCTTCGACATCGACGCAAACGGCATCCTGCACGTCCATGCCAAGGACAAGAAGACCGGCAAGGAGCAGAAGATCGAGATCAAGGCCGGTTCGGGTCTGTCCGAGGCCGAGATCGAGCAGATGATCAAGGATGCCGAGGCGCACCGCGACGAGGACCAGCGCTTCCACGAGCTGGTCGCCACCCGCAACAAGGCCGACACCCTTGTGCATGCCACCCGGGGTGCGGTCAAGGAGCACGGCGACAAGGTGCCGCCCGAGCAGATGGCCGCCATCGAGTCGGCGCTGGCCGACCTCGAGACGGCAATGAAGGGCGACGACAAGGCGCAGATCGAAGCGCGCATCGGCACGCTGGAGACCGCGGCCCAGTCGCTTTATGCGGCGGCTGCGGCCGGCTTCCAGGAGGCCGGCGCCGGCGAGCAGGCGGCCGCTGCCGACGATGTCGTGGATGCCGAGTTCACCGAGGTCAAGGACGGCGAGTCCGGCAAGTCCTGA